The nucleotide window GCTCGTTTTTATCGAAAAGAACAGATTTTGCGATCGCAAGCCGCTTGTCAAACAGTCACTGACAATCGAATTACCGAATTACCGATGCAATCAACGCACACGAAATGACAGTATTATCTCCGTTCAAACCGGCACAGAACAGACCGCTGTAGCGTTATCTTGTTGAACGTGAACGGAAATCTGTGACCCACTTTTTACCTCTTTCCTTCAATCAATTATCAATGACACAGCTGTGGCACGCATGTATGTGCGATATTTGCGATAACGTCGCTTTAGACGATTTTTAAGGCccccgcacaatgaaaaatataaggaacaaggaacagataggtattagcgattaaaaataagaaattaaataaataaagctggTGTAGCATTAATGCACGGCTTCCGAtaggttaaaaatctattgcctgtgttatTCCTTGTTTCTGTTGCctgtatttttcatcgtgcatttaactttattcttgatgctttagtcctaatcgctaatatatgttccttatattttttattgtgcggaGGCCTTTAGTCTTTTAGTGGAATCGAATAGACTTGTATCTTCATTTCTATAGTCGGAGATTTCTAACACCAAGAGCATACACAAAACATCTATATTACtcctattatataattttttgcaattaaagatGAAAGATTAGTGTTTTGCACTAATTGTGTCACGATTATTTGCCTCCAATTAAGAGGCAgtgcattataaaaaaaatttgcagcTAAGAGTTTCGTAGAgatctttctatatatagacacggacttatatatttaattatatgtataaatatatatcttaaaattaaatttagaaagacaatgttttaaaacaattttccatattttgaaaaaatctattGGAATGAaccataaaaatatactatatattctttttggatacaatgagattatataaatttaattaaatttaacatgcCGACATGTCAATAGATGTTTTACTTTgatatagtattttatatagtattttatataatattttatatagtattttattaaataatagtattattgaataaaaagaaaatattatatttacctaataataatattgaggcTTCGCCGACATATAGCCCGTAGGAACAGCCGCATTAACAGCCTCCTTTTCGCTTATTTATGGGCCAGCAGAACTCTGCCTGCTtcaaaaatttagtttttttaaacCCCCTCTCCTTTCTATCCAAACtttctttcaattattatatatttccctTTGTATCTGTCTTTACCTTTCAAGTCAGGTCACTGTCAATATTCTTCTCCTTtaagatcttttttttaaccatAACTGTCCTTTTCTGTTCCTTACCTTTCAGTTTCTCTGTAATCATATTTGTTCCTCATCTTGTTCAAAACTTGCTTTAATTTCTATGTGGACttctttttgtaacatttcttCCACCGCTTTTTCTACagtttttttatcacaatattattagttttcttatttcgctcttatttaaattaaaaatgtaagagaaattccttaattttttaaatttcctatTGCATATAAATCCGCGCCAATGTGAGTTGTACAAAGTGATGTTTAACgagtaaaagaaagatatacaataattaaatatgtttttttttatttaacggaCGTATATATTTGTTCATTTAACAAGTAATAGGCTCGTTAAATGTACaacaattaaatgttacattttttgatataaaaacatgttctccaaaattatctattaaatgTATTACGTGACTGATAAATTCggcatattataaaataaagtatatacagtaataatatagaaagtaATTATCACATTGgcatctttatttctttacacaAACCACTGAACTGAGTAATCTGTTGTTTCGACACATTAGTGAATGTGTGTGATTGATTTAAAATGGATCACTTAACatttcttatatacatatatatcctGTATTATGCAtggtatatatttctatagtgattttcaattttaatatttatttaacagcaaatcaattttattataaagttcGACCAGTACAATGCCTTTTATATCTTCTgcacttaatatatatttatatactagctggttacccgagcttcgccccggagaacatatgtaataaagtGCTTCGCCCTTGtggacatatgtaataagacatGCAAATAAGtggttttctatttttacacTTAACACCAATAGATTTCCGCATCACCCTTGAGGTACTATTGTAAATGCGTTTTTTTATAGTGGTTTCCCTAGTAGGCCTATTccactttaaagaaaaataacttaatCTCTCTTACACACATGTTGTCCTCCAGATTTGGTGTCTCTAACAGACATGATGTCTTTCACAGACATGTTATTGGCTCTCTTgcaaacattatattttttaccgtCTTAGACaaacataatttcttttaaaaaattttcgcaaaaaatatctacgacctttttttctatttaaggACCTCTTTGTATACCACATTGGTGGTTCTCCCCTCAGGTGCTAGTATCACCAGGCTGCTTGGTGAGCTCACCCTCGAGCAGGCCACATAGAACTGCCCATGTGAAAAACAGTCCTCACTTAAATCAATTCCTGCTACTTTCAGCGACTGCCCCTGGGACTTGTTGATAGTCATAGCAAAACAGACTTTGAGAGGGAACTGCAGCCTCTTGAACTTAAGAAGATACTCTGATGATATGAGTggtatgcgtggtataaacaCCGTTTCTCCCCGAGCACAACCGGTGAATACTGTGGCCTGGATGACATTTCTGTGTAGGGCCTTTACTCGCAGCCTTGTGCCATTGCAAAGTTTTGGCGGATTCAGATTTCTCAACAACATCACTGGTGTCCCCACTTTAAGGAAAAGCTTATGAGCCGGTAACCCAGGAGGGTTCATGGTGTTAAGGAACTTTACGGGAAGGTTGACCGCGT belongs to Temnothorax longispinosus isolate EJ_2023e unplaced genomic scaffold, Tlon_JGU_v1 HiC_scaffold_335, whole genome shotgun sequence and includes:
- the LOC139824356 gene encoding ATP-dependent DNA helicase pif1-like, with amino-acid sequence MKCRSVDSVVQTDDAVNLPVKFLNTMNPPGLPAHKLFLKVGTPVMLLRNLNPPKLCNGTRLRVKALHRNVIQATVFTGCARGETVFIPRIPLISSEYLLKFKRLQFPLKVCFAMTINKSQGQSLKVAGIDLSEDCFSHGQFYVACSRVSSPSSLVILAPEGRTTNVVYKEVLK